The Malus domestica chromosome 10, GDT2T_hap1 genome contains a region encoding:
- the LOC103412435 gene encoding VQ motif-containing protein 4-like isoform X2, producing the protein MESSPRYHQPDNPTPSLLTSPNSYSSNSSTNSSNSNHHLNGGAPPTTPTPQPPKPYTRSEPTNPYPTTFVQADTSSFKQVVQMLTGSTETAKQASSKPASDPHPKTHIPPIKSTHTKQQSGSGFKLYERRNSLKNLRINPLIPVFSSAASGFSPRNPEILSPSILDFPALVLSPVTPLISDPFGRSGTANYGPNPNGCSNLNREAEEKAIKEKSFYLHPSPNTTPRESEPRLLPLFPTTSPRAASVRQRRQAN; encoded by the exons ATGGAATCCTCACCCAGGTACCACCAACCGGATAACCCAACTCCTTCTTTGCTTACCTCCCCAAACAGCTACAGCTCCAACAGCAGCACAAACAGCTCCAACAGCAACCACCACCTCAACGGCGGAGCTCCCCCAACAACCCCAACTCCCCAGCCCCCTAAACCCTACACCAGATCCGAACCCACCAACCCGTACCCGACCACCTTCGTCCAAGCTGACACCTCCTCCTTCAAACAGGTCGTTCAAATGCTCACCGGCTCCACCGAAACCGctaagcaagcctcttcgaaaCCCGCATCCGACCCGCACCCGAAAACCCACATCCCGCCCATCAAATCCACGCACACAAAACAACAATCCGGATCCGGGTTCAAGCTCTACGAGCGCCGGAACTCCCTCAAGAACCTCCGGATTAACCCTCTAATCCCCGTCTTCAGCTCCGCAGCTTCCGGATTCTCGCCGCGAAATCCCGAGATTTTATCTCCGAGCATTCTCGATTTTCCTGCTTTGGTTCTCAGCCCGGTCACGCCGCTGATATCCGACCCGTTTGGCCGGTCCGGGACGGCGAATTACGGCCCGAATCCAAATGGGTGTTCGAATTTGAACAGGGAGGCGGAAGAGAAGGCGattaaagaaaagagtttttACTTGCACCCGTCCCCGAACACGACGCCGCGGGAATCGGAGCCCCGGCTGCTGCCTCTGTTCCCGACGACGTCGCCGAGAGCTGCTTCAG TGAGGCAAAGACGGCAAGCAAACTAA
- the LOC103412435 gene encoding VQ motif-containing protein 4-like isoform X3, with protein sequence MESSPRYHQPDNPTPSLLTSPNSYSSNSSTNSSNSNHHLNGGAPPTTPTPQPPKPYTRSEPTNPYPTTFVQADTSSFKQVVQMLTGSTETAKQASSKPASDPHPKTHIPPIKSTHTKQQSGSGFKLYERRNSLKNLRINPLIPVFSSAASGFSPRNPEILSPSILDFPALVLSPVTPLISDPFGRSGTANYGPNPNGCSNLNREAEEKAIKEKSFYLHPSPNTTPRESEPRLLPLFPTTSPRAASGGLIE encoded by the exons ATGGAATCCTCACCCAGGTACCACCAACCGGATAACCCAACTCCTTCTTTGCTTACCTCCCCAAACAGCTACAGCTCCAACAGCAGCACAAACAGCTCCAACAGCAACCACCACCTCAACGGCGGAGCTCCCCCAACAACCCCAACTCCCCAGCCCCCTAAACCCTACACCAGATCCGAACCCACCAACCCGTACCCGACCACCTTCGTCCAAGCTGACACCTCCTCCTTCAAACAGGTCGTTCAAATGCTCACCGGCTCCACCGAAACCGctaagcaagcctcttcgaaaCCCGCATCCGACCCGCACCCGAAAACCCACATCCCGCCCATCAAATCCACGCACACAAAACAACAATCCGGATCCGGGTTCAAGCTCTACGAGCGCCGGAACTCCCTCAAGAACCTCCGGATTAACCCTCTAATCCCCGTCTTCAGCTCCGCAGCTTCCGGATTCTCGCCGCGAAATCCCGAGATTTTATCTCCGAGCATTCTCGATTTTCCTGCTTTGGTTCTCAGCCCGGTCACGCCGCTGATATCCGACCCGTTTGGCCGGTCCGGGACGGCGAATTACGGCCCGAATCCAAATGGGTGTTCGAATTTGAACAGGGAGGCGGAAGAGAAGGCGattaaagaaaagagtttttACTTGCACCCGTCCCCGAACACGACGCCGCGGGAATCGGAGCCCCGGCTGCTGCCTCTGTTCCCGACGACGTCGCCGAGAGCTGCTTCAG GAGGATTGATTGAGTGA
- the LOC103412435 gene encoding VQ motif-containing protein 4-like isoform X1, translating into MESSPRYHQPDNPTPSLLTSPNSYSSNSSTNSSNSNHHLNGGAPPTTPTPQPPKPYTRSEPTNPYPTTFVQADTSSFKQVVQMLTGSTETAKQASSKPASDPHPKTHIPPIKSTHTKQQSGSGFKLYERRNSLKNLRINPLIPVFSSAASGFSPRNPEILSPSILDFPALVLSPVTPLISDPFGRSGTANYGPNPNGCSNLNREAEEKAIKEKSFYLHPSPNTTPRESEPRLLPLFPTTSPRAASASENLRFQVTLAFL; encoded by the exons ATGGAATCCTCACCCAGGTACCACCAACCGGATAACCCAACTCCTTCTTTGCTTACCTCCCCAAACAGCTACAGCTCCAACAGCAGCACAAACAGCTCCAACAGCAACCACCACCTCAACGGCGGAGCTCCCCCAACAACCCCAACTCCCCAGCCCCCTAAACCCTACACCAGATCCGAACCCACCAACCCGTACCCGACCACCTTCGTCCAAGCTGACACCTCCTCCTTCAAACAGGTCGTTCAAATGCTCACCGGCTCCACCGAAACCGctaagcaagcctcttcgaaaCCCGCATCCGACCCGCACCCGAAAACCCACATCCCGCCCATCAAATCCACGCACACAAAACAACAATCCGGATCCGGGTTCAAGCTCTACGAGCGCCGGAACTCCCTCAAGAACCTCCGGATTAACCCTCTAATCCCCGTCTTCAGCTCCGCAGCTTCCGGATTCTCGCCGCGAAATCCCGAGATTTTATCTCCGAGCATTCTCGATTTTCCTGCTTTGGTTCTCAGCCCGGTCACGCCGCTGATATCCGACCCGTTTGGCCGGTCCGGGACGGCGAATTACGGCCCGAATCCAAATGGGTGTTCGAATTTGAACAGGGAGGCGGAAGAGAAGGCGattaaagaaaagagtttttACTTGCACCCGTCCCCGAACACGACGCCGCGGGAATCGGAGCCCCGGCTGCTGCCTCTGTTCCCGACGACGTCGCCGAGAGCTGCTTCAG CGTCAGAGAATTTAAGATTTCAAGTCACTTTAGCATTTCTTTAG
- the LOC103446397 gene encoding non-classical arabinogalactan protein 31, whose translation MGSPAVFVQLSVLLLSCFAVFGDVITTLPAIPPHHSIHYSHPVASPTHPPAHPPTHGHHHHHPHPHPHPHPPTHSPVHPPAHSPVHPPAHSPVHPPAHSPVHPPAHSPVHPPAHSPVHPPNPHHHHHGHPPAHAPTHVPVQPPSHPPTHHAPTPHPPAHSPVHPPVHPPMYPPKKPFPRSFVAVQGVVYCKSCNYSGVDTLNGAKPVLGATVKLQCNNTKYPLVVKKTTDKNGYFFITAPKTVTTFGAHKCKVSLVSAPSTACSKPSDLHGGLSGALLRPVKPFVSQKLPFLLYNVGPFAFEPKCPR comes from the exons atgggTTCTCCTGCAGTGTTTGTGCAGCTCTCAGTCCTCCTACTGAGCTGCTTCGCTGTCTTCGGTGATGTAATTACCACTTTACCCGCCATTCCTCCACACCACAGCATTCACTATTCTCACCCAGTAGCTTCCCCAACCCACCCACCGGCACACCCGCCTACTCacggccaccaccaccaccacccacacccacacccacacccacacCCTCCCACTCACTCTCCGGTCCACCCACCAGCTCACTCTCCGGTCCACCCACCAGCCCACTCTCCGGTCCACCCACCAGCCCACTCTCCGGTTCACCCACCAGCCCACTCTCCGGTTCACCCACCAGCCCACTCTCCGGTTCACCCACCAaacccccaccaccaccaccacggcCACCCACCGGCCCACGCTCCCACTCACGTCCCGGTTCAGCCTCCGAGCCACCCTCCAACCCACCATGCACCAACTCCTCACCCTCCGGCTCACAGCCCGGTACACCCACCGGTTCACCCACCTATGTACCCACCTAAGAAGCCTTTCCCAAGGAGCTTTGTAGCGGTTCAAGGCGTCGTTTACTGCAAGTCTTGCAACTACTCCGGCGTCGACACCCTTAACGGCGCCAAGCCAGTTCTTG GTGCTACGGTAAAGCTCCAGTGTAACAACACGAAGTACCCATTGGTTGTGAAAAAAACCACGGATAAGAATGGCTACTTTTTTATCACGGCACCAAAGACCGTCACCACCTTTGGAGCTCACAAGTGCAAGGTGTCGCTCGTCTCAGCACCCTCCACCGCCTGCTCCAAGCCGTCCGATCTGCATGGTGGACTGAGCGGTGCACTCCTGAGGCCTGTGAAGCCATTTGTCTCCCAGAAGCTCCCATTCCTTCTCTACAATGTCGGTCCATTTGCCTTTGAGCCAAAATGTCCtcgttaa
- the LOC103446398 gene encoding eukaryotic translation initiation factor 3 subunit D-like — protein sequence MVEGFEVGGVPFNPDGWGPPDSATTPTTTSNLPQNVPFAPFSRSEKLGRIADWTRTFNNPARSKNPSDAVFDFSNGESFPGSADDDASFRLVDGKPPPRPRFGPKWRFQQQRQLPHRRDEEVEAKKREAEKERARRDRQYNMNRSNVNAPRREAAVFKSSVDIQPEWNMLEQIPFSTFSKLSFSVPEPEDLLFCGGLEFYDRSVDRITPKNERRLERFKNRNFFKVTTTDDPVIRRLANEDKATVFATDTILSTLMCAPRSVYSWDIVVQKVGNKLFFDKRDGSQLDLLSVHETSQEPLPEAKDDINSAYSLSVEAAYINQNFSQQVLVRDGNKVTFDEPNPFANEGEEVASVAYRYRRWKLEEGMYLVARCEVQSVMEVNNQRSFLTLNALNEFDPKYSGVDWRQKLETQRGAVLATELKNNANKLAKWTAQALLASADLMKLGYVSRVHPRDHFNHVILAVVGYKPKEFASQINLNQNSMWGIVKSIVDLCMKLSEGKYVLVKDPSKPQVRIYEVPPDAFENDYVEEPLPEDEQVQPPTEEGQGAEPNVAANDVEDKPLDA from the coding sequence ATGGTCGAAGGTTTCGAAGTCGGCGGCGTCCCCTTCAACCCCGACGGGTGGGGCCCACCGGACAGCGCAACCACCCCAACCACCACCTCCAATTTGCCCCAAAACGTGCCCTTCGCTCCCTTCTCCCGCTCCGAGAAGCTCGGCCGGATCGCCGACTGGACCCGCACCTTCAACAATCCTGCCCGCTCCAAGAACCCATCCGACGCCGTCTTCGACTTCTCCAACGGTGAGTCGTTCCCCGGCTCCGCCGATGACGACGCGTCGTTCCGTCTCGTCGATGGAAAGCCCCCGCCGCGGCCCAGATTCGGCCCCAAGTGGCGGTTCCAGCAGCAGCGACAGCTCCCCCACCGCCGCGACGAGGAGGTCGAGGCCAAGAAGCGCGAGGCCGAGAAGGAGCGAGCCCGCCGTGACCGCCAGTACAACATGAACCGGTCCAACGTCAATGCCCCGCGCCGAGAAGCTGCGGTTTTCAAATCTTCCGTCGATATCCAACCTGAGTGGAACATGCTCGAACAGATCCCCTTCTCCACATTCTCGAAGCTCTCGTTTTCGGTTCCGGAGCCGGAGGATCTCCTCTTCTGCGGCGGACTCGAGTTCTACGATCGCTCCGTCGATCGAATCACCCCCAAGAACGAGAGGCGGCTCGAGCGGTTCAAGAACAGGAACTTCTTCAAGGTCACCACCACTGACGACCCCGTCATCCGCCGCCTCGCAAACGAGGATAAAGCCACAGTCTTTGCCACTGACACCATTCTCTCGACTCTTATGTGCGCACCCCGGTCAGTTTACTCTTGGGATATTGTTGTTCAGAAAGTTGGGAACAAATTGTTCTTTGATAAACGTGATGGGTCGCAATTGGATTTGCTTTCGGTTCACGAGACATCTCAGGAGCCATTGCCTGAAGCTAAGGATGATATCAATTCAGCTTATTCGTTGAGTGTCGAGGCTGCTTATATCAATCAGAACTTTTCACAGCAGGTTTTGGTTAGGGATGGGAATAAGGTCACATTCGATGAGCCTAACCCGTTTGCAAACGAAGGAGAGGAGgttgcttccgttgcttatcGCTACCGAAGGTGGAAGCTTGAGGAGGGAATGTATCTGGTTGCGAGGTGTGAGGTGCAAAGTGTTATGGAGGTGAATAATCAGAGGTCGTTTTTGACCCTGAATGCGCTTAATGAGTTTGATCCCAAGTATTCGGGTGTCGATTGGAGGCAGAAATTGGAGACTCAGAGGGGTGCTGTATTGGCAACTGAGCTTAAGAACAATGCCAACAAGTTGGCTAAATGGACTGCCCAAGCCCTCTTGGCCAGTGCCGATTTGATGAAGTTGGGTTACGTTTCGAGGGTTCATCCTCGTGATCACTTTAACCATGTGATTTTGGCTGTGGTAGGATACAAGCCCAAGGAGTTTGCCTCGCAGATTAATCTCAACCAAAACAGTATGTGGGGGATTGTGAAGTCGATTGTGGACTTGTGTATGAAATTAAGTGAGGGCAAGTATGTGCTTGTTAAGGACCCGTCGAAGCCCCAAGTTAGAATCTATGAGGTGCCTCCAGATGCTTTTGAGAATGATTATGTGGAGGAACCACTGCCCGAGGATGAGCAAGTTCAGCCACCCACGGAGGAAGGGCAAGGTGCTGAGCCGAATGTTGCTGCGAATGATGTTGAGGATAAGCCGCTTGACGCTTGA
- the LOC103446399 gene encoding transcription factor bHLH162-like isoform X3: MEKCPSSSRTDRKTIEKNRRNQMKALFSKLNSLVPHQRSRVSLSLSESSLWEASLPDQLDDAVNYIKKLQTNLEKLREKKDRLMGIEKSSHCNAGFGRSGGAITEGLNSSPLVEIHEMGSALGVLMITGLDHQFMFNESIRVIQEEGADIVNASFSVVKDTIFHTIHSKYEHLWAVLE; encoded by the exons ATGGAGAAGTGCCCTAGTTCATCTAGAACTGATAGGAAAACCATagaaaaaaacagaagaaatcaaatgaaagctCTATTCTCCAAGCTCAATTCTCTTGTTCCCCACCAACGATCAAgggtctctctctcactctctgaATCTTCTTTGTGG GAAGCATCGCTGCCGGATCAACTAGATGATGCTGTAAActacattaaaaaattacaGACAAACTTGGAGAAGCTGAGGGAGAAGAAAGACAGGCTAATGGGAATCGAGAAGAGCAGTCATTGTAATGCAGGGTTTGGCCGCAGTGGTGGAGCAATAACCGAGGGATTAAATTCATCACCATTGGTTGAGATTCATGAAATGGGTTCAGCTCTAGGGGTTCTGATGATAACTGGGCTGGATCACCAGTTCATGTTCAATGAGTCGATTCGAGTGATTCAAGAAGAGGGAGCCGACATTGTTAATGCCAGTTTCTCAGTTGTCAAAGATACTATTTTTCACACAATACATTCCAAG TATGAGCATCTTTGGGCTGTACTGGAATGA
- the LOC103446399 gene encoding transcription factor bHLH162-like isoform X4 has protein sequence MEKCPSSSRTDRKTIEKNRRNQMKALFSKLNSLVPHQRSREASLPDQLDDAVNYIKKLQTNLEKLREKKDRLMGIEKSSHCNAGFGRSGGAITEGLNSSPLVEIHEMGSALGVLMITGLDHQFMFNESIRVIQEEGADIVNASFSVVKDTIFHTIHSKYEHLWAVLE, from the exons ATGGAGAAGTGCCCTAGTTCATCTAGAACTGATAGGAAAACCATagaaaaaaacagaagaaatcaaatgaaagctCTATTCTCCAAGCTCAATTCTCTTGTTCCCCACCAACGATCAAgg GAAGCATCGCTGCCGGATCAACTAGATGATGCTGTAAActacattaaaaaattacaGACAAACTTGGAGAAGCTGAGGGAGAAGAAAGACAGGCTAATGGGAATCGAGAAGAGCAGTCATTGTAATGCAGGGTTTGGCCGCAGTGGTGGAGCAATAACCGAGGGATTAAATTCATCACCATTGGTTGAGATTCATGAAATGGGTTCAGCTCTAGGGGTTCTGATGATAACTGGGCTGGATCACCAGTTCATGTTCAATGAGTCGATTCGAGTGATTCAAGAAGAGGGAGCCGACATTGTTAATGCCAGTTTCTCAGTTGTCAAAGATACTATTTTTCACACAATACATTCCAAG TATGAGCATCTTTGGGCTGTACTGGAATGA
- the LOC103446399 gene encoding transcription factor bHLH162-like isoform X1, producing MEKCPSSSRTDRKTIEKNRRNQMKALFSKLNSLVPHQRSRVSLSLSESSLWEASLPDQLDDAVNYIKKLQTNLEKLREKKDRLMGIEKSSHCNAGFGRSGGAITEGLNSSPLVEIHEMGSALGVLMITGLDHQFMFNESIRVIQEEGADIVNASFSVVKDTIFHTIHSKVRESAAAGSVAARISERLKKFVNDQDGAF from the exons ATGGAGAAGTGCCCTAGTTCATCTAGAACTGATAGGAAAACCATagaaaaaaacagaagaaatcaaatgaaagctCTATTCTCCAAGCTCAATTCTCTTGTTCCCCACCAACGATCAAgggtctctctctcactctctgaATCTTCTTTGTGG GAAGCATCGCTGCCGGATCAACTAGATGATGCTGTAAActacattaaaaaattacaGACAAACTTGGAGAAGCTGAGGGAGAAGAAAGACAGGCTAATGGGAATCGAGAAGAGCAGTCATTGTAATGCAGGGTTTGGCCGCAGTGGTGGAGCAATAACCGAGGGATTAAATTCATCACCATTGGTTGAGATTCATGAAATGGGTTCAGCTCTAGGGGTTCTGATGATAACTGGGCTGGATCACCAGTTCATGTTCAATGAGTCGATTCGAGTGATTCAAGAAGAGGGAGCCGACATTGTTAATGCCAGTTTCTCAGTTGTCAAAGATACTATTTTTCACACAATACATTCCAAG GTTAGAGAGTCTGCAGCAGCAGGCTCAGTAGCTGCAAGGATATCAGAGAGACTAAAAAAGTTTGTGAACGATCAAGATGGTGCATTTTGA
- the LOC103446399 gene encoding transcription factor bHLH162-like isoform X2, translating into MEKCPSSSRTDRKTIEKNRRNQMKALFSKLNSLVPHQRSREASLPDQLDDAVNYIKKLQTNLEKLREKKDRLMGIEKSSHCNAGFGRSGGAITEGLNSSPLVEIHEMGSALGVLMITGLDHQFMFNESIRVIQEEGADIVNASFSVVKDTIFHTIHSKVRESAAAGSVAARISERLKKFVNDQDGAF; encoded by the exons ATGGAGAAGTGCCCTAGTTCATCTAGAACTGATAGGAAAACCATagaaaaaaacagaagaaatcaaatgaaagctCTATTCTCCAAGCTCAATTCTCTTGTTCCCCACCAACGATCAAgg GAAGCATCGCTGCCGGATCAACTAGATGATGCTGTAAActacattaaaaaattacaGACAAACTTGGAGAAGCTGAGGGAGAAGAAAGACAGGCTAATGGGAATCGAGAAGAGCAGTCATTGTAATGCAGGGTTTGGCCGCAGTGGTGGAGCAATAACCGAGGGATTAAATTCATCACCATTGGTTGAGATTCATGAAATGGGTTCAGCTCTAGGGGTTCTGATGATAACTGGGCTGGATCACCAGTTCATGTTCAATGAGTCGATTCGAGTGATTCAAGAAGAGGGAGCCGACATTGTTAATGCCAGTTTCTCAGTTGTCAAAGATACTATTTTTCACACAATACATTCCAAG GTTAGAGAGTCTGCAGCAGCAGGCTCAGTAGCTGCAAGGATATCAGAGAGACTAAAAAAGTTTGTGAACGATCAAGATGGTGCATTTTGA
- the LOC103446401 gene encoding serine/threonine/tyrosine-protein kinase HT1-like — MEEEAYSWIRRTKFSHRFDSSRLAALPLALQDVRIAGLKSRPAPAAVAEAEAAPSKQKSSSSNSKIQRNSVHTPVRRNLLTNKQRSLSPVRQIHISDAFKEAKSDTKRFSTPHPKRKGLGRLFGKDSHSKSSNSMNTSPLRHLASMKVNDKTKSRKESPWAKYFDHAGGRVNAVDAADEFCVDLSKLFLGLKFAHGAHSRLYHGIYNDKAVAVKIIRVPEDDEGGVLAARLEKQFNREVTLLSRLHHSNVIKFIAACRKPPVYCVVTEYLSEGSLRAYLHKLEEKSLPLEKLVAIALDIARGMEYIHSQGVTHRDLKPENVLIDEEFHLKIADFGIACEEAYCDSLADDPGTYRWMAPEMIKRKSYGRKVDVYGFGLVLWEMVAGAIPYEDMNPIQAAFAVVNKNLRPVIPKGCPSAMRALIEQCWSLHPEKRPEFPQVVKALEQFESSLARDGTLNHVTSPICQDHKKGKLLHRIQKLGPVHPHSTPTPKPKFS, encoded by the exons ATGGAGGAAGAGGCGTATTCTTGGATTCGGAGAACGAAATTTTCTCATCGGTTTGATTCTTCAAGATTGGCCGCCCTTCCGTTAGCCCTGCAGGACGTCCGGATAGCCGGATTAAAGTCAAGGCCTGCACCGGCAGCGGTGGCAGAAGCGGAAGCAGCTCCTTCGAAGCAGAAATCGAGTTCCAGTAATTCAAAGATTCAGAGGAATTCTGTTCATACGCCGGTTAGGCGAAATCTTCTTACCAACAAGCAGAGATCTTTGTCCCCTGTGCGTCAGATCCACATCTCCGATGCGTTTAAGGAAGCCAAGTCTGATACGAAGAGGTTTTCGACACCACATCCTAAGAGAAAGGGGTTGGGAAGGTTGTTCGGTAAGGATTCGCACAGTAAGTCATCGAATTCGATGAATACGAGCCCCCTCAGGCACTTGGCTTCTATGAAAGTCAATGACAAGACGAAGAGCCGGAAGGAGTCGCCTTGGGCCAAGTACTTTGATCATGCCGGCGGGAGAGTCAATGCCGTGGACGCTGCCGATGAATTTTGCGTTGATTTGTCGAAGCTGTTTCTTGGGCTTAAATTTGCTCATGGGGCGCATAGCAGGCTTTACCATGGTATCTACAATGACAAAGCTGTTGCTGTTAAGATTATCAGGGTGCCGGAGGATGACGAAGGCGGGGTGTTGGCAGCTCGATTGGAGAAACAGTTTAACAGAGAAGTCACTCTTCTATCTCGTCTCCACCATTCGAACGTCATAAAG TTCATTGCAGCGTGCAGAAAGCCACCGGTTTATTGTGTAGTCACGGAATATCTATCAGAGGGTTCCTTGAGGGCATATCTGCACAAGCTTGAGGAAAAATCTCTTCCTCTGGAGAAACTGGTTGCTATTGCCTTGGACATTGCTCGGGGAATGGAATACATCCACTCGCAAGGAGTCACTCATCGGGACCTTAAGCCCGAAAATGTTCTTATTGATGAAGAATTCCACCTGAAAATTGCTGATTTTGGCATAGCCTGTGAGGAGGCGTACTGTGATTCGTTGGCCGACGACCCTGGGACATACCGTTGGATGGCCCCAGAGATGATCAAGCGTAAATCCTATGGACGGAAGGTTGACGTGTACGGCTTTGGACTCGTCCTGTGGGAAATGGTAGCCGGAGCAATCCCCTACGAGGATATGAATCCCATTCAGGCTGCTTTTGCTGTTGTGAACAAG AATTTGAGGCCTGTTATCCCCAAGGGTTGCCCATCTGCAATGCGGGCGTTGATCGAGCAATGCTGGTCCTTGCATCCGGAGAAAAGGCCCGAGTTTCCGCAGGTCGTAAAGGCATTGGAGCAATTCGAGTCTTCCCTCGCCCGTGACGGAACCTTGAATCATGTAACAAGTCCAATCTGCCAAGATCACAAGAAGGGGAAGCTCCTTCACCGGATTCAGAAGCTTGGTCCTGTGCATCCTCATAGCACACCAACGCCTAAACCCAAGTTCTCTTGA